The window TCCGGGGTGATCACGCAGTAGCCTTCCTGGAAATGGCAGTACTCCCACTTCACATATTCGACGCGCCACTTGCCCGGTGTGCAGATCCAGGTGCCCATGATCTTGCTGCCGTCTTCGCTGGTGTAGGCGTTGAGGTTGACGGTGTGCGGGTCGCCCTCAAGTTTTTCCCATTTACAGGCATCGAGTACCGGTAGCGGGTGGGTGTCGCGCAGAACGGTGATAGGGGCGGTCGCGGTCATGGGGGCTCCGGGCAGTGGACTTGAGGAATGAAGTCGCACCGTATAGCGCCCGGGCTCGGGTCAGTTGTCTGTGCTCGACATCGAAGTGCCCAGAAGCGCGCAAACCGCTTACAGATTTTCCAGCGGGCAAGTGACCCGGGCGTGCTCCAGGCTTGCCTCGAAGCCTTCCAGTTGCGCGTATTGGCGGATGAGCTCGGCCATGCTGTTGTTGATTTCGCGCTTCTTCGCTTCTATGGCCTGTTGCGCCAGCGCCCAGGGCATAGCCTCGCCGTGGTGATCAGCGAAGATCGCTTGCAACTCCTTGAGGCGAAAACCCATGTCTTTGGCGCATTTGATGAAGATCAGCAGTTCGACGCTCTGTTGGTCGTAGAGGCGGTAGTTGCCCTGACGCCGGGGTTTGGGCAGCAAGCCGATCGACTCATAGTGACGGATGCTTTTGATGGTGGTGCCGGAGCGTTGCGCGGCTTGGCCGATGTACATAAAAATCCTTTTTCAACGTGAAACAGCGCGGGGCATTATCGGCAGACTTACCGGCCGGCGATAGCCTGCGCCTGTTGCAACCAGGCTTGGCGTTGCTGCTCGGTGGAGCCAAGCACCGGGCCGAACGTCAGCGTACGCACGGGTTTGATTCCGCAGAATGCGAGTGTTGTCTGGCGCACCTCATTCAGTCCGGGCATGCGGTAGATCCAGCGGTAATACCAGGGCGGCGTGTCCATGGTCACCAGCAAATCTGCGGTGCGGCCCTTCAGCAGTTTGTCCGGGAACGCTTTGCCTTTACGGTATTTGAAAGCGAATCCCGGCAGCAGCACCCGATCAAAAAAACCTTTGAGCAGCGCCGGAATGCCGCCCCACCAGATCGGGTATACCAGCGTCAGATGTTCGGCCCAAAGGATGTCGGACTGTGCCGCACTCAAGTCGTTTTCCAGCGTCTGGATCTGTTGATAACCCTCGCGCAGCACCGGGTCGAAATCCATTTCGCCAAGCCGTAACTGACGCACTTCATGTCCGGCTTCTAGCGCTGATTGTGCATAGCGATCAGCGAGTGCGGCGCACAGGCTTGTCGCCGAAGGGTGGCCGAGAATCAGCAGAATGCGTTTGCCCATCGTCACTGTCCTTGCTGGAAAAAGCCAAGGATGAAGTCTGCCCCTTAGGGGAGAGTCAAGGCATGCAACAGTGCTTTGGCGTACCCCGGCAATGCGCTGAAATCTCTGGCACACAGCTTCAACGTGCGACGGGCCCAAGGCTCATCAAGGGCTACGCTTTTGAAGGCGCGTGATGGCCCGCGTTCAACGGCGGCCAACGGCACAATGGCGAGCCCGGCGCTACGGCCGACCATGCGCATCACGCTGTCGAAGCCATCCGCGCGGATGCGAATCTGCATGCGTGATCCGCTATTCAGCGCCTGCTCTTCGAGATAGATCGCCAGTGCGCTGTCGGCGCTCAGTCCTACAAACTCGTGGCGCAAGGCGTCGCTGAAACTGACTTTGGCGGCGTCGGACAATGGGTGGTCC of the Pseudomonas sp. Seg1 genome contains:
- a CDS encoding MerR family transcriptional regulator encodes the protein MYIGQAAQRSGTTIKSIRHYESIGLLPKPRRQGNYRLYDQQSVELLIFIKCAKDMGFRLKELQAIFADHHGEAMPWALAQQAIEAKKREINNSMAELIRQYAQLEGFEASLEHARVTCPLENL
- a CDS encoding NAD(P)H-dependent oxidoreductase, producing the protein MGKRILLILGHPSATSLCAALADRYAQSALEAGHEVRQLRLGEMDFDPVLREGYQQIQTLENDLSAAQSDILWAEHLTLVYPIWWGGIPALLKGFFDRVLLPGFAFKYRKGKAFPDKLLKGRTADLLVTMDTPPWYYRWIYRMPGLNEVRQTTLAFCGIKPVRTLTFGPVLGSTEQQRQAWLQQAQAIAGR
- a CDS encoding cupin domain-containing protein, translating into MTATAPITVLRDTHPLPVLDACKWEKLEGDPHTVNLNAYTSEDGSKIMGTWICTPGKWRVEYVKWEYCHFQEGYCVITPDGMAPIHLRAGDIFVIEPGMKGTWEVVETVRKYFVFA